Proteins encoded together in one Mycobacterium sp. MS1601 window:
- the proB gene encoding glutamate 5-kinase: protein MSVHRDAIRTARSIVVKIGTTALTTPTGVFDAGRLQYLVDAIERRMKAGSDVVIVSSGAIAAGIEPLGLPRRPTDLATKQAAASVGQVALVNSWSAAFARYQRTVGQVLLTAHDISMRVQHTNAQRTLDRLRALHAVAIVNENDTVATNEIRFGDNDRLSALVAHLIGADALVLLSDINGLYDSDPRKADARFIPEVSGPDDLDGVIAGRGSHLGTGGMASKLSSALLAADAGVPVLLAAAADAADALSEASVGTVFAPRPARMSARRFWVRYAAEAAGSVTLDDGAVRAVIERRRSLLVAGITALAGRFVGGDVIELKGPDGGVVARGVVAYDAVELASMMGRSTSELPADMRRPAVHADDLVAC, encoded by the coding sequence GTGAGCGTCCACCGCGACGCCATCCGTACCGCACGCAGCATCGTCGTCAAGATCGGCACCACTGCGCTCACCACGCCCACCGGCGTGTTTGATGCCGGCCGGTTGCAGTACCTGGTGGATGCCATCGAGCGGCGGATGAAGGCCGGCTCGGACGTCGTCATCGTGTCCTCCGGTGCTATTGCCGCGGGGATCGAGCCGCTCGGATTGCCCAGGCGACCGACGGATCTGGCGACCAAGCAGGCTGCGGCCAGTGTGGGTCAGGTGGCGTTGGTGAATTCGTGGAGCGCGGCGTTCGCCCGCTACCAGCGCACTGTCGGTCAGGTGCTGCTGACCGCGCATGACATCTCGATGCGAGTGCAGCACACCAATGCCCAGCGCACGCTGGACCGGTTGCGGGCGCTGCACGCCGTGGCGATCGTCAACGAGAACGACACGGTGGCCACCAATGAAATCCGGTTCGGCGACAATGACCGGCTCTCGGCGTTGGTGGCCCATCTGATCGGTGCGGATGCGCTGGTGCTGCTGTCGGATATCAACGGCCTCTACGATTCCGATCCCAGGAAGGCCGATGCCCGTTTTATCCCCGAGGTGTCGGGTCCCGATGATCTGGACGGTGTGATCGCCGGTCGCGGAAGTCATCTGGGCACCGGTGGGATGGCATCGAAGCTGTCGTCGGCGCTGTTGGCCGCCGACGCCGGGGTGCCCGTGCTGCTGGCCGCTGCCGCCGATGCCGCCGACGCGTTGTCGGAGGCTTCGGTGGGTACGGTGTTCGCGCCCAGGCCCGCCCGGATGTCGGCGCGCCGGTTCTGGGTGCGCTATGCGGCGGAGGCCGCCGGCAGTGTGACGTTGGACGACGGCGCCGTACGGGCTGTGATCGAACGTCGGCGGTCATTGCTCGTCGCTGGAATCACGGCTCTGGCAGGACGATTCGTCGGCGGCGACGTGATCGAGCTGAAGGGCCCCGACGGTGGCGTGGTGGCCCGAGGCGTGGTTGCCTACGACGCGGTGGAGTTGGCATCGATGATGGGTCGCTCCACTTCGGAGTTGCCCGCCGACATGCGCCGCCCTGCCGTGCACGCCGACGACCTGGTCGCCTGCTAG
- a CDS encoding TetR/AcrR family transcriptional regulator: protein MPSVTRKPQAKRQERREQIERDLLAATERLVNDGASFTELSVDRLAGEAGISRASFYIYFEDKGHLLRRLAGHVFGDLADGAKQWWSVAARRDPADVRAAMTAVVAQYRRHQPLLVSLSEMAGYDPQVSATYRELLTEIAGQVVRVIEDGQAAGTIRAELPPEATATSLTWMVERSCQQNLPNRPAEYDTELVEALTQIVWASLYLCDPWSAPDGQRR from the coding sequence ATGCCGTCGGTAACACGGAAGCCGCAGGCCAAACGGCAGGAGCGCCGCGAACAGATCGAACGCGACCTCTTGGCCGCCACCGAACGCCTGGTCAACGACGGCGCCAGCTTCACCGAACTGAGCGTCGACCGACTGGCCGGCGAAGCGGGCATCTCGCGCGCCAGCTTCTACATCTACTTCGAGGACAAGGGGCACCTGCTGCGCCGGCTCGCCGGGCACGTGTTCGGTGACCTCGCCGATGGCGCCAAGCAGTGGTGGTCAGTGGCCGCCCGCCGTGACCCCGCCGACGTCCGGGCAGCCATGACGGCGGTGGTCGCCCAGTACCGGCGACACCAGCCGCTGCTGGTCTCCCTCAGCGAGATGGCTGGCTACGACCCCCAGGTGTCGGCGACCTACCGCGAACTTCTGACCGAGATCGCCGGGCAGGTGGTCCGGGTGATCGAGGACGGACAGGCCGCGGGCACCATCCGCGCCGAACTGCCACCGGAGGCGACGGCCACCTCGCTGACCTGGATGGTGGAGCGGTCGTGTCAGCAGAACCTGCCGAACCGGCCCGCCGAGTACGACACGGAGTTGGTCGAGGCGCTGACACAGATCGTCTGGGCCTCGCTGTATCTGTGCGATCCCTGGAGTGCGCCCGACGGGCAACGCCGCTAG